One Cottoperca gobio chromosome 23, fCotGob3.1, whole genome shotgun sequence genomic region harbors:
- the kin gene encoding DNA/RNA-binding protein KIN17 — MGKADFLSPKAIANRIKSKGLQKLRWYCQMCQKQCRDENGFKCHCMAESHQRQLLLASEDPNKFMDYFSDEFRSDFVELLSRRFGTKRVHNNIIYNEYINDREHVHMNSTQWETLTDFTKWLGREGFCKVDETPKGWYIQYIDRDPETIRRQEEQARKKKQDLDDEERSARFIEEQVRRGRDGKEIEETPVFTELKRESEEEKVAFNLGASSSVAGPSKSSSTLGVSALKAAASSSTKRKDTSSDTRGEKKKKSALEEIMEMEEKKKQSVRTDNWLRPNIVVKVITKRLGEKYHKKKAVITEVRDKYGAVVKMIDSGDKLKLDQNHVETVIPAPGKQVLILNGPYRDTEALLDGIDEKNFSATLTLASGQQKGKRVNVAYEDFSKLA; from the exons ATGGGGAAGGCAGATTTTCTCTCCCCCAAGGCGATAGCCAACCGGATAAAATCCAAAGGTCTCCAAAAGTTGAGATGGTATTGTCAGATGTGTCAGAAACAATGCCGAGATGAG AATGGCTTCAAATGCCACTGCATGGCTGAGTCCCACCAGAGGCAGCTGCTGCTCGCCTCAGAGGACCCCAACAAGTTCATGGACTACTTCTCTGA TGAGTTCAGAAGCGACTTCGTGGAGCTGCTCAGCAGACGTTTTG GGACCAAGCGAGTGCACAACAACATCATCTACAATGAGTACATCAACGACAGAGAGCACGTCCACATGAACTCCACACAGTGGGAGACGCTCACTGACTTCACTAAGTGGCTGGGCAGAgaag GTTTCTGCAAGGTGGACGAGACCCCTAAAGGCTGGTACATCCAGTACATCGACCGTGACCCGGAGACCATCCGCCGCCAAGAGGAGCAGGccaggaagaagaagcaggacCTGGACGACGAGGAGAGGAGCGCCCGGTTCATCGAGGAGCAGGTCCGCCGAGGCCGAGATGGCAAAGAGATCGAG GAAACTCCCGTTTTCACAGAGCTGAAACGtgagagtgaagaagaaaaag TTGCTTTCAACCTGGGCGCCTCCTCGTCTGTAGCCGGTCCTTCCAAATCAAG TTCTACTTTGGGTGTTAGTGCCCTCAAAGCAGCAGCATCATCCTCAACCAAGAGAAAAGACACCAGTTCAGACACcaggggggagaagaagaagaaatctgcTCTGGAGGAGATCATGGAG atggaggagaagaagaagcagtcaGTCCGAACAGATAACTGGCTGAGGCCCAACATTGTGGTCAAAGTGATCACCAAGAGGCTGGGAGAGAAGTACCACAAGAAGAAGGCGGTCATCACG GAGGTGCGAGACAAATATGGAGCTGTGGTGAAGATGATCGACTCTGGAGACAAACTGAAGTTAGACCAGAATCACGTGGAGACGGTGATACCTGCACCAG GTAAACAGGTGTTGATCCTGAACGGCCCGTACAGAGACACGGAGGCTCTGCTGGACGGGATCGACGAGAAGAACTTCAGCGCGACGCTCACACTCGCCTCT GGTCAACAGAAGGGGAAGAGAGTGAACGTCGCCTATGAGGATTTCTCAAAACTGGCCTGA